In Trichoderma breve strain T069 chromosome 4, whole genome shotgun sequence, the following proteins share a genomic window:
- a CDS encoding major facilitator superfamily domain-containing protein, whose protein sequence is MGNRAASVSEFAGSVEPDQQPSRGKRSLASDVEKGPINEAIGQSNAPGPTIQTYTNLQWVSVLIAIYSSEFLYGLDTTIVADIQGSIISDLGGVTKLGWLSVGFPLGSVATMLMFGKAYAIFDIKWLYFGSLVTFTAGSALCGASPNMDALIVGRVCAGAGGAGMYLGVLNLITVNTNEKRRSSYIAFSGVVWGLGCVLGPIIGGAFADSNATWRWAFYLNVVLFGLFSPVVVFVIRSHSFRPNESFAFKIRSIDWIGAVLNAAIYTVFVVIFTFAGSEWAWDSGQVIALWIVLAVILAAFAASQYFTVFTTRDNRLFPGEFLRSRTMVLLYVCQAAVAAALFIPIYYIPLYSQFVFGDRSIQAGVRLLPLIIIGVAANMFQGVMAPRLPYYMSWFLISGIFTLTAGALFYAAVDTNTSSSRLYGFSVILAIGAGLTQQTAYGVAPSKVPPSRIPEALSFINMAQIGGLVIGLTLTSTVFQNVGFRNVSNALSGFGYSDADSREALSGFTSTVFSQATPEIQDLIVESVSKTINTEYIFVITAGIVEIIASLLMKREKLEIKG, encoded by the exons ATGGGTAACAGGGCAGCATCCGTCTCGGAATTTGCTGGCAGCGTCGAGCCTGATCAACAACCTAGCAGGGGGAAACGCTCGTTGGCTTCTGACGTCGAGAAGGGGCCGATCAACGAAGCCATTGGTCAATCCAACGCCCCGGGGCCAACGATTCAAACATACACAAATTTACAATGGGTGTCCGTGTTGATAGCCATATACAGCAGCGAGTTCCTATACGGCCTCGACACCACCATCGTTGCCGATATCCAGGGTTCCATCATTTCTGATCTAGGGGGTGTGACCAAGCTAGGATGGCTCTCCGTCGGGTTCCCACTGGGCAGTGTGGCTACCATGCTGATGTT TGGCAAGGCATATGCCATCTTCGACATCAAATGGCTCTACTTTGGTTCGCTAGTCACTTTCACTGCAGGGTCGGCTCTTTGTGGAGCTTCTCCG AATATGGATGCCCTCATCGTCGGCAGAGTATGTGCCGGAGCTGGCGGAGCCGGAATGTATCTAGG CGTCCTGAATCTCATCACTGTTAATACCAACGAGAAGCGGCGGTCCTCTTACATTGCCTTTAGCGGAGTGGTTTGGGGCTTGGGTTGTGTGCTGGGTCCTATTATTGGGGGCGCCTTTGCCGACAGCAATGCGACTTGGCGATGG GCGTTTTACCTCAACGTTGTTCTCTTCGGCCTGTTCTCTCCGGTAGTGGTTTTCGTTATCCGATCACACAGCTTCCGCCCGAACGAGTCCTTTGCGTTCAAGATCAGGTCCATCGATTGGATAGGCGCCGTCCTAAATGCGGCCATCTATACTGTAtttgtcgtcatcttcaccttTGCGGGGTCAGAGTGGGCATGGGATAGCGGCCAGGTAATTGCTTTATGGATTGTCTTGGCAGTCATCCTTGCGGCTTTCGCAGCGAGCCAGTATTTTACTGTATTCACGACAAGAGACAACCGGCTCTTCCCTGGAGAGTTCCTTCGCAGCCGTACCATGGTTCTTCTTTACGTCTGCCAGGCTGCGGTGGCAGCTGCCCTGTTTATTCCGATCTACT ACATCCCTCTATATTCCCAGTTTGTGTTTGGAGATCGATCGATCCAGGCTGGAGTTCGTCTCCtgcctctcatcatcattggcgtAGCAGCAAACATGTTTCAGGGAGTCATGGCGCCCCGCTTGCC ATATTACATGTCCTGGTTCTTGATATCTGGCATCTTCACCTTGACTGCCGGAGCCCTCTTCTACGCGGCTGTCGACACTAAtacgtcttcttctcgactCTACGGCTTTTCTGTCATTCTGGCAATTGGCGCTGGCCTGACGCAACAAACGGCATATGGTGTCGCTCCATCCAAAGTGCCACCCAGTCGCATCCCGGAAGCACTGAGCTTCATCAATATGGCACAAATAGGCGGTTTAGTAATCGGCCTTACGCTAACGTCTACAGTTTTCCAAAACGTTGGCTTTCGTAACGTCTCTAATGCCCTAAGTGGATTCGGGTATTCGGACGCCGACTCAAGGGAGGCACTGTCCGGGTTCACATCAACTGTCTTCTCACAGGCGACACCGGAAATACAAGACTTGATAGTCGAGTCTGTATCGAAGACTATCAATACAGAGTACATCTTCGTCATAACCGCCGGTATTGTGGAAATTATCGCGTCGCTGCTCatgaagagggaaaagctTGAGATAAAGGGGTAA
- a CDS encoding asparagine synthase domain-containing protein produces MCGFVAIVTLSPTVDSGLKLGSPSNTTTLDPKTGIYATGSCINPNLGGSVLNGQDDNKEIPGFSKVTAQLQAAVDAINHRGPDESNVWVNENESVGLAHCRLSINDLSPGGSQPMHSDDGLIHAVVNGEIYDHDRIRDICMCEYGYRFAGHSDSELVLALYKIHGVPAMFEHLRGEFSFVLYDSREGSNKIIACRDRFGIKPIVYTVSGQRLLIASETKAFMSMGWQAEWDVDAIVDAGWMVDDRTLFKGVRKILPGHWMEVSGRGILHHRYWDADYKDKAEPEVRSIDEMVTGVRERLIESVKIRLRADVPVGIYLSGGIDSSAIAGIVTELARKQHVKIGDKEATRVTCFSVQFPEATGYNEADIADRTAKWLGVETIKKDVTEATLANSFQDAVFNCEHHHFDLNFVAKFALSELPREHGVKVVITGEGADEHFAGYPYFPSEYLREPDLAMPDSELVKNNHQRQIMQQAAAAEMNAIWRSIGAATYEGTAESNNLLKDTNGNAMPNNLLAWHPTIGLFSSWVRNHYGEQLDCRATLMSSYPADVRDKMREKWHPLHTALYIWNKSQLANVLLSCLGDRTEMAHSVEGRTPFLDHHLAEYVNNLPPSVKLAYAPPQPEQDGGKTNSGKDPIWQEAGFSLRSLTSKWILREAARPYILDELYNRKKHPFLAPTKWPQHGPLHQMFKSIATRESVEKLGFVDPQVVEKAFSTAFGDKAEPRSFRILCEVSAWITLADKFNILPAKP; encoded by the exons ATGTGTGGATTCGTCGCTATTGTTACTCTCTCTCCGACGGTTGATTCCGGTCTTAAACTAGGGAGCCCATCGAACACTACAACTCTGGATCCAAAAACTGGCATCTATGCGACTGGTAGCTGTATTAACCCTAACCTGGGCGGCTCAGTCCTCAACGGCCAGGACGACAACAAGGAGATCCCAGGATTCTCAAAGGTGACTGCCCAGCTACAAGCAGCTGTTGACGCCATCAACCATCGCGGGCCGGACGAGTCAAACGTGTGGGTCAACGAAAATGAGAGTGTCGGCCTTGCCCATTGCCGTCTTTCCATCAATGATCTCTCGCCTGGGGGCTCACAGCCTATGCATAGCGATGACGGGCTGATCCATGCTGTTGTTAATGGAGAGATCTATGACCACGATCGTATCCGGGACATCTGCATGTGTGAGTATGGCTACCGATTTGCTGGCCATAGCGACAGTGAGCTAGTTCTTGCTCTATACAAGATTCACGGTGTTCCTGCCATGTTTGAGCACTTGCGTGGCGAGTTCAGTTTCGTACTCTATGATTCTCGAGAGGGTAGCAATAAGATCATCGCCTGCCGTGACAGATTCGGCATTAAGCCTATCGTATACACCGTTAGTGGCCAGAGACTCCTTATCGCCTCCGAGACGAAGGCCTTTATGAGTATGGGTTGGCAGGCCGAGTGGGACGTCGACGCAATCGTCGATGCGGGATGGATGGTGGATGACAGAACTCTCTTCAAGGGAGTGCGCAAAATCTTACCCGGCCATTGGATGGAAGTGAGCGGCAGAGGAATACTGCACCACCGATATTGGGATGCTGACTACAAGGATAAG GCGGAACCCGAGGTTCGAAGTATTGACGAGATGGTTACCGGCGTGCGAGAAAGGCTCATTGAATCAGTCAAGATTCGCCTCCGCGCTGATGTTCCCGTTGGCATCTACTTGTCAGGAGGAATAGATTCATCTGCCATAGCCGGAATCGTCACGGAGCTGGCCCGCAAACAGCATGTCAAGATCGGCGACAAGGAGGCTACGCGAGTAACATGCTTCAGTGTGCAGTTTCCGGAGGCCACGGGCTACAATGAAGCAG ATATTGCAGACCGAACGGCCAAGTGGCTGGGTGTTGAAACGATCAAGAAGGATGTGACGGAAGCCACCTTGGCGAACAGCTTCCAAGACGCCGTATTCAATTGTGAGCATCATCACTTTGACCTAAACTTTGTGGCCAAGTTCGCGCTATCTGAGCTTCCTCGCGAACACGGTGTAAAGGTAGTCATTACCGGAGAGGGTGCCGACGAGCACTTCGCAGGTTATCCTTACTTCCCCAGCGAGTATCTGCGCGAGCCTGACTTGGCAATGCCGGACTCGGAACTGGTTAAAAACAACCACCAGCGTCAGATAATGCAGCAAGCCGCAGCTGCAGAAATGAACGCCATATGGCGTTCTATTGGAGCAGCGACCTACGAGGGGACTGCGGAGAGTAACAACCTGTTAAAGGATACCAATGGTAATGCGATGCCCAACAACCTGCTGGCTTGGCATCCCACCAtcggcctcttctcttcttgggtTCGCAATCACTATGGAGAGCAACTCGACTGTAGAGCCACCCTCATGTCATCTTACCCGGCTGATGTGCGTgacaagatgagagagaagtgGCATCCGCTGCATACAGCTCTGTATATCTGGAACAAGAGCCAACTGGCCAACGTGCTTCTCTCGTGCCTGGGAGATCGTACGGAAATGGCCCACAGCGTCGAGGGCCGAACTCCATTCCTCGATCATCATTTGGCCGAGTATGTGAATAATCTTCCGCCCAGCGTCAAGCTTGCCTATGCTCCCCCACAACCGGAACAAGATGGTGGGAAGACCAATTCAGGAAAGGATCCCATTTGGCAGGAAGCCGGGTTCTCTCTGCGCTCCCTGACGTCTAAATGGATTCTGCGTGAAGCCGCCCGCCCCTACATTCTTGACGAACTGTATAATCGAAAGAAACATCCCTTCCTGGCCCCTACGAAGTGGCCCCAACATGGCCCTTTGCATCAGATGTTCAAGAGCATTGCAACCAGAGAATCTGTGGAAAAGCTTGGGTTCGTCGACCCTCAGGTGGTCGAGAAAGCATTCAGCACCGCTTTCGGCGACAAGGCCGAGCCACGATCGTTCCGTATTCTCTGCGAAGTTTCCGCTTGGATTACGCTGGCCGACAAGTTTAATATTCTTCCCGCTAAGCCATGA
- a CDS encoding cytochrome p450 domain-containing protein has protein sequence MLQQFYFGDGAERHQCEIDVSLFKSIDRLQDSLESRFAFAARKSLRFHDSKQKPLRTLEEIEAAPGPVELRGSDNKPIRSPPGPKCLPLVGNHYEVYPDALGNYERLFSRYGPMMKTVNMGTVIYHTNDAEISRYLLKEGEYFTKKTSDPSHPLHYMSIQSALFTCDSDSPAFSVSRKFVTPALSPRAIAHYTPHMLDACRSIFPVLDQLAGEELAFNVYHYTFKLASEIIWRMVVGGSLGHFADMKTPPALPIRLFGQYLSLMKKMSLRPKWYGSLPFGEPARLRDVEKRLFAEVEKAMDACSGPQDETLRLSDLKASLQASCVADFLSRVRDDKNEGLPRDLLLANTVVTIGAGFTTSASFLAWVLYAITVYPGNQERLLQEIVDHGGDGRHEWTYDEIHSMKFLDCFVKETQRLHSPSFQTARNAKQDVVLPGGYLIPKGSTVISCFPSMHTNPKYWENPTRFDPDRWTERDAAAKASQSGVYTPFAAGRRGCVGFNLALAEVKIVLIELIYHYHFEMDSPEPVVYDPDFLVTRPVNFYAAATKRTSWPSRSIT, from the exons ATGCTTCAACAATTTTACTTTGGTGACGGCGCTGAAAGGCATCAATGCGAAATCGATGTTTCGCTATTCAAGTCAATCGACAGGCTACAGGATAGTCTTGAGAGtcgctttgcttttgctgctcggAAAT CGCTTCGATTTCACGACAGCAAACAGAAACCACTGCGGACGCTCGAGGAAATTGAGGCCGCTCCTGGGCCGGTGGAGTTGAGGGGCTCAGACAACAAGCCAATACGAAGTCCTCCTGGTCCCAAGTGCTTGCCGCTGGTTGGAAATCACTACGAGGTCTACCCCGACGCGTTGGGCAACTATGAGCGGCTATTCAGTCGGTATGGGCCTATGATGAAGACGGTCAACATGGGAACCGTCATATACCACACGAATGATGCCGAAATCTCCCGCTACCTACTCAAGGAGGGCGAGTACTTCACCAAAAAGACCTCTGACCCGTCTCATCCCCTTCATTACATGTCCATTCAGTCCGCGCTCTTCACTTGCGACAGCGACTCGCCTGCCTTTTCCGTGTCTCGCAAGTTTGTCACTCCGGCACTGTCGCCTCGGGCCATTGCACATTACACTCCGCACATGCTGGACGCTTGTCGATCGATATTCCCGGTTCTCGATCAACTGGCTGGTGAAGAGCTGGCCTTCAACGTTTACCATTATACCTTCAAATTGGCCTCGGAAATTATTTGGCGCATGGTCGTTGGCGGCAGCCTGGGACATTTTGCGGACATGAAAACTCCGCCTGCTTTGCCAATCCGTCTCTTCGGGCAGTATCTTTccctgatgaagaagatgagtcTGCGGCCCAAGTGGTATGGCAGCCTTCCATTTGGGGAGCCAGCACGTTTGCGAGATGTAGAGAAACGGTTGTTTGCTGAAGTGGAAAAGGCCATGGATGCATGCTCCGGCCCACAGGATGAAACCCTACGGCTGTCGGACCTCAAGGCTTCTCTGCAGGCATCCTGCGTTGCGGACTTTCTCAGTCGTGTGCGCGACGATAAGAATGAGGGACTGCCTAGGGATCTGTTGCTTGCAAATACAGTCGTCACCATTGGTGCCGGATTCACAACAAGTGCGTCGTTCCTGGCCTGGGTCCTCTATGCCATCACAGTCTATCCTGGAAACCAAGAACGCCTTCTGCAAGAAATAGTAGATCATGGCGGAGACGGGAGGCATGAGTGGACGTATGACGAAATTCACAGCATGAAGTTCTTGGACTGCTTCGTCAAGGAGACGCAGCGATTGCACAGCCCTAGCTTTCAGACAGCACGAAATGCAAAGCAAGACGTGGTCCTGCCTGGGGGCTACTTGATCCCCAAAGGCTCCACGGTGATTTCCTGCTTCCCCAGTATGCACACAAATCCAAAGTACTGGGAGAATCCAACTAGATTTGACCCAGATAGATGGACTGAAAGggatgctgccgccaaggcaTCTCAGTCTGGCGTGTATACGCCATTTGCTGCCGGGCGCAGAGGCTGCGTTGGCTTCAATCTGGCACTGGCTGAGGTAAAGATTGTATTGATTGAACTGATCTATCATTATCACTTTGAGATGGACTCCCCTGAGCCTGTTGTATACGATCCGGATTTCTTGGTCACACGACCAGTTAACTTTTACGCTGCTGCCACCAAAAGAACAAGTTGGCCCTCCAGAAGCATTACTTGA
- a CDS encoding glycosyl hydrolases family 2, TIM barrel domain-containing protein, whose amino-acid sequence MQLVSLDTKFYLDGPISILASAAVDSKAQGGRQRISINDGWRFWRSPTNPDGLLYDERPDTVNLTDVTILKPWVLPSANMFIQDSANHHKRPTEEPDVHIPYVQASFDDSTWESVSLPHDWAIAGPFYTDDNPIVSGGMGRLPTFGVGWYRKTISMSHEDKGKNFFLEIEGAMSYPIVWVNGKIVGGWPYGYNSFQLDLTPYMNVGDNQLAIRLDNPNESSRWYPGGGIYRDVWLITVASTHVGQWGTFITSRDVSARSATLDLAVEVQNNGDTKSKIDVTTDVHEYDAKTGQIGAKVAAFPQYTILVAAGKTASHTTTTAVKKPLLWGPPPFQTPNLYMAVTKLHSGSQVIDTFETRFGIRTFAYEPNKGLIVNGEHIPIRGTNQHHDLGALGAAYNHRAQQRHLDILQSFGSNAIRMSHNPPAPGLMDLADEMGFLVMDEIFDCWVLGKTTNDFHLIFPDWHEPDLRAFIRRDRNHPSIFVWSVGNEVGEQQTGDDGAKVAQELVDIAHDMDPTRPVTASMNSAHPNQPFPVVMDVLSLNYQGQGIRDTPNYSQLGGIGTPPAYPAFHGNFSRKMLESSESASALSSRGTFIFPVLEQGDSAPVNDTSGGNSTTFQVSAYELYSADYGSSADKEFRSLDQNPYVAGEFVWTGWDYLGEPTPYNVRSSYSGIVDLAGFPKERFYIYQSRWQPDLRMAHILPHWTWPDRVGKVTPVHVFSSGDEAELFVNGKSQGRQKKEPLTYRFRWDKVVYHPGELHVVTYKDGKVWAKDTAQTAGEPARLRLTADRSKITADGLDLSYLSVEVLDHQGRLVPQATNAITFSVSGVGQLVATDNGDPSDYVSFPSPKRHAYSGRALAIVKGEKGQPGKVVVEASADGLASSKVTLHTIS is encoded by the exons ATGCAATTGGTTTCATTAGACACCAAGTTCTATCTGGATGGCCCAATTTCGATTCTCGCCA GTGCTGCTGTTGACAGTAAAGCGCAAGGCGGCAGACAAcgcatcagcatcaatgatGGCTGGCGATTCTGGCGCTCGCCCACGAACCCAGACGGTCTGCTCTATGACGAGCGCCCAGACACTGTCAACCTGACTGATGTAACCATCTTGAAGCCATGGGTTCTACCATCTGCCAATATGTTCATCCAGGACTCTGCGAACCACCACAAGCGGCCTACGGAGGAGCCAGACGTTCACATTCCTTATGTTCAAGCCTCTTTTGACGACAGCACCTGGGAGTCGGTCAGCTTACCACACGACTGGGCTATCGCTGGACCGTTCTACACCGACGACAACCCAATTGTCAGCGGTGGAATGGGCAGGCTACCCACGTTTGGTGTGGGATGGTACAGGAAGACAATATCCATGTCTCACGAGGACAAGGGCAAAAACTTCTTTCTGGAGATCGAGGGTGCCATGTCCTACCCCATTGTCTGGGTCAATGGAAAGATCGTGGGTGGCTGGCCATACGGATACAACTCGTTCCAACTTGACCTCACGCCGTACATGAACGTCGGTGACAATCAACTTGCCATTCGTCTAGACAATCCCAACGAATCCTCCCGCTGGTACCCTGGTGGTGGTATCTATCGAGATGTCTGGCTCATTACAGTTGCCTCTACCCATGTCGGCCAATGGGGCACCTTCATCACGTCCCGCGACGTCTCTGCTCGATCCGCTACACTTGATCTGGCTGTTGAAGTGCAGAACAACGGAGATACGAAGAGCAAGATCGATGTCACAACAGATGTCCACGAATACGATGCCAAGACCGGCCAGATCGGTGCCAAGGTAGCAGCGTTTCCGCAGTACACTATCCTCGTTGCAGCCGGCAAGACAGCATCGCACACAACCACGACTGCTGTGAAGAAACCTCTGCTTTGGGGGCCACCACCATTTCAAACTCCAAACTTGTACATGGCCGTCACGAAGTTACACAGTGGCAGCCAGGTAATCGATACATTTGAGACACGCTTCGGAATCCGCACCTTTGCATACGAGCCAAATAAGGGGCTCATCGTCAACGGTGAGCATATACCCATTCGGGGGACGAACCAACATCATGATCTTGGAGCCCTCGGCGCAGCGTACAATCACCGAGCGCAGCAACGTCATCTAGACATACTGCAGAGCTTTGGTTCAAATGCAATCCGCATGTCCCACAACCCTCCTGCCCCTGGCCTGATGGACTTGGCTGATGAAATGGGTTTCCTCGTCATGGATGAGATATTTGATTGCTGGGTGCTTGGCAAGACGACCAACGACTTCCACCTGATCTTTCCAGACTGGCATGAGCCAGATCTTAGGGCATTCATCCGCCGCGACCGCAACCATCCCTCCATTTTCGTGTGGAGTGTTGGTAATGAAGTCGGAGAGCAGCAGACTGGCGACGACGGTGCCAAGGTCGCTCAAGAGCTCGTCGACATTGCTCACGACATGGACCCAACCCGTCCGGTGACGGCGTCGATGAACTCGGCGCATCCTAACCAGCCATTCCCAGTGGTCATGGATGTTCTGAGTCTCAATTATCAGGGTCAAGGCATTCGCGACACGCCAAACTATTCTCAGCTTGGTGGTATTGGGACACCTCCTGCATATCCTGCCTTCCACGGCAACTTCAGCCgcaagatgctggagagCAGCGAGAGTGCTTCGGCCCTCAGCAGTCGGGGAACATTCATCTTTCCCGTCTTGGAGCAAGGCGACAGTGCCCCGGTCAATGACACTTCGGGTGGCAATTCCACCACATTCCAGGTCAGCGCGTACGAGCTCTACAGCGCCGACTACGGTTCCTCCGCCGACAAGGAATTTCGGTCCCTTGATCAGAACCCGTATGTCGCTGGAGAGTTTGTCTGGACTGGGTGGGATTACCTCGGCGAGCCGACGCCGTACAACGTCCGTAGCTCATATTCTGGAATTGTTGATCTGGCCGGCTTTCCCAAGGAGCGGTTCTACATTTACCAGTCTCGCTGGCAGCCTGACTTGCGCATGGCCCACATTCTGCCGCACTGGACCTGGCCAGATCGTGTTGGCAAGGTCACGCCGGTCCAcgtcttctcctctggcGACGAGGCCGAGCTTTTTGTCAATGGCAAGTCTCAAGGTCGCCAGAAAAAGGAGCCGCTTACCTACCGCTTCCGCTGGGACAAAGTGGTCTACCACCCTGGAGAGCTGCATGTCGTGACCTATAAGGACGGAAAAGTATGGGCCAAGGATACCGCCCAAACTGCGGGCGAGCCTGCGAGGTTACGTCTTACGGCGGATCGCTCCAAGATTACTGCAGACGGCCTTGACCTATCCTATCTCAGTGTTGAGGTGCTCGATCACCAAGGACGATTGGTGCCGCAGGCGACCAATGCCATCACATTTTCCGTGTCTGGTGTTGGCCAGCTTGTGGCTACAGACAATGGCGATCCGTCAGACTATGTTTCGTTCCCGTCCCCCAAGCGTCATGCGTACAGTGGCCGGGCACttgccattgtcaagggTGAGAAGGGGCAGCCGGGAAAAGTAGTCGTCGAAGCCTCTGCTGATGGTCTTGCGTCTTCAAAAGTTACCCTCCATACCATTTCATAA
- a CDS encoding basic region leucine zipper domain-containing protein, which yields MSTYNGRHGPNVSQYLRDLNTISPTDTTAVEEPFNMEEDLALFTNTQFFDFDSGQNTDFQAQAQPVKTEGKAPHSGTTSEDVSAAPSVIGEMPNLDFMSEFTFDYNNNSYAAPHMNNFPEQSFQPLQPNHGHVPVPPHHARFHQAPPQVGDKRKSESLNQEEAARMAAEEDKRRRNTAASARFRIKKKQREQALEKSAKEMSDKVSNLESKVSQLETENKWLKNLLVEKNEGSEDIVALWKEFTKHASQKAKTTPAESSSGEKLKEER from the exons ATGTCGACTTACAACGGCCGACACGGTCCCAACGTGTCGCAGTACCTCCGCgacctcaacaccatcagccCTACGGATACCACCGCCGTTGAGGAGCCGTTCAACATGGAGGAGGATTTGGCTCTCTTCACAAACACTCAGTTCTTCGACTTCGACTCTGGCCAGAACACCGACTTCcaggctcaagctcaacctGTCAAGACTGAGGGCAAGGCACCCCACAGTGGCACCACATCTGAGGATGTCAGCGCAGCACCATCTGTGATCGGTGAAATGCCCAACTTGGATTTCATGTCCG AGTTTACCTTTGACTATAACAATAACTCATATGCGGCGCCCCACATGAACAACTTCCCGGAACAGAGCTTCCAGCCCCTGCAGCCAAACCACGGCCACGTACCGGTTCCTCCTCACCATGCGCGGTTCCATCAGGCACCCCCGCAGGTTGGTGACAAGCGCAAGTCCGAGTCCCTGAACCAGGAGGAGGCCGCTAGAATGGCTGCCGAGGAGGACAAGCGGAGACGGAACACTGCCGCCAGTGCTCGATTCCgtatcaagaagaagcaacgCGAACAGGCCCTCGAGAAGTCTGCCAAGGAGATGTCTGACAAGGTCTCCAACCTGGAGAGCAAGGTGTCTCAGCTTGAGACCGAGAACAAGTGGCTAAAGAACCTTCTTGTCGAGAAGAACGAGGGCAGTGAGGACATTGTCGCCTTGTGGAAGGAGTTCACCAAGCACGCCAGTCAGAAGGCCAAGACAACACCTGCTGAGTCAAGTAGCGGCGAAAAGCTCAAAGAagagcgatga
- a CDS encoding aminotransferase class I and II domain-containing protein: protein MFSGRKFSINRHTGAPKPLLRRFSNVEPSMNEIQSKVHRQFRNAHEGHMPHAGLDASRSSTGVIWCTERASEYGFLEEPDAWANLGQGAPEVEDEIAGCFKRPDTINISVAAREYGPTAGIKPLREAVAKLYNETHRQGKESQYTWENVAIVPGGRAGLIRIAAVLGSSYLSFFLPDYTAYNEMLSLFKNFAAIPVPLSEEDGYHIHPDKIAEEIARGTSVILTSNPRNPTGRVVANPELAEIQDLCRGRATFISDEFYSGYNYTSNCDGTTISAAENVEDVDEDDVLIIDGLTKRFRLPGWRIAWIIGPKEYISAIGSCGSYLDGGAVHALQEAAVPMLEPATVQNEMIHLQRHFRDKRDYTVRRLREMGFSIKYVPDSTFYLWLNLEGLPDAISDGLNFFQACLEEKVIVVPGIFFDLNPSRRRDLFDSPCHHFVRLSYGPKMDVLKLGLDGIERVVNKFKRSN from the exons ATGTTCTCCGGACGCAAGTTCTCCATCAATCGCCACACCGGCGCAccgaagccgctgctgcgACGCTTCAGCAATGTCGAGCCCTCGATGAACG AGATTCAATCCAAGGTCCACAGACAATTCCGCAATGCGCACGAAGGTCACATGCCCCACGCCGGCCTGGACGCCAGCCGATCGTCCACCGGTGTCATCTGGTGCACTGAGCGTGCCAGCGAGTATGGTTTCCTGGAGGAGCCCGATGCGTGGGCCAACCTTGGCCAAGGTGCCCCCGAAGTTGAGGACGAAATTGCCGGCTGCTTCAAGCGACCCgacaccatcaacatcagcgTTGCGGCGCGAGAGTACGGCCCTACAGCGGGTATCAAGCCCCTGAGAGAGGCTGTTGCCAAGCTCTACAACGAGACGCACCGTCAGGGCAAGGAGAGCCAGTACACCTGGGAGAACGTTGCCATTGTTCCCGGTGGTCGTGCTGGCCTGATCCGAATTGCCGCTGTCCTGGGTAGCTCATAtctgtccttcttcttgcccgaCTACACGGCGTACAATGAGATGCTCAGTTTGTTCAAGAAC TTTGCGGCCATCCCCGTCCCCCTTTCCGAAGAGGACGGCTACCATATCCACCCCGACAAGATTGCTGAGGAAATTGCTCGTGGTACCTCTGTCATTCTTACCTCAAACCCCCGCAACCCTACCGGCCGAGTCGTTGCCAACCCTGAGCTGGCTGAGATCCAGGACCTCTGCCGAGGCCGCGCCACCTTCATCAGCGACGAGTTCTACTCTGGTTACAACTACACCAGCAACTGCGATGGTACCACGATTTCGGCCGCCGAAAACGTCGAGGACgtcgatgaggatgatgtccTGATCATCGATGGTCTTACCAAGCGCTTCCGACTTCCTGGATGGCGAATTGCGTGGATCATTGGTCCTAAGGAGTACATCAGCGC CATCGGCTCATGTGGTAGCTACTTGGATGGCGGTGCTGTGCATGCCCTCCAGGAGGCTGCTGTCCCCATGCTTGAGCCAGCCACGGTTCAAAACGAGATGATTCACCTCCAGCGCCACTTCCGA GACAAGCGCGACTACACTGTCCGTCGTCTGCGCGAGATGGGCTTCTCCATCAAATACGTCCCTGACTCTACCTTCTACCT GTGGCTGAACCTCGAGGGCCTTCCTGATGCCATTTCAGACGgcctcaacttcttccagGCCTGCTTGGAAGAAAAGGTCATTGTTGTTCCGGGTATCTTCTTTGATCTCAACCCCTCTCGACGACGTGACCTGTTCGACAGCCCGTGCCACCACTTCGTGCGTCTATCATACGGACCTAAAATGGACGTGCTCAAGCTTGGCCTGGACGGAATTGAGCGTGTTGTCAACAA GTTCAAGCGATCCAACTAA